The nucleotide window CTCAGCACGATCGCCGTCGTGGCGGCGTTCCTCCGGTGAGGCGAGGCCGCTAAAGCGCCCCGGCCGCCAGGGCGCGGAGTGACGCTGTGATCCGCTCCGGCGTCACCCCGCGTGACGTCTGGTGCAGGAACAGTTCCGGAGCCAACGGCGCAAGCAGCACGTCCGCCAGCACCTCCGGGTCCGGCGCCCCCGCCGCCTCCGCCAGCACGCGCACATGCGTCCGCCAGAACCCGTACGCGCCCGTCGTGAACCGCGAATGGCCCACCTCCGCACCCAGCACCAACGGCGCGTGCCGCGTGAGCAACTCCACCATCGCCTCGTAGAACGCCGCCAGCCGCTCGGCGGGCGGTGCGCCCGGGCCCAGTGGTGGGTCGCCGCGCAGCAAAGACTCCTGGAGGCGGCGCTCGTGCTCGTCCAGCAGCGCCACCGCGATCGACGCTCGGTCCGGGTAGCGGCGGTACAGCGTTCCGCGGCCCACCCCCGCCGCCCGGGCGATGTCCTCCATGGTCACCTCGGCCGCGCCGCGGGTGGTGAACAGCTGCTCGGCCGCCGTGAGGATCTTGGCGCGGTTGCGGGCCGCGTCGGCGCGTTCGGGCATGTCCGGAGCCTAGGGAATAAGCGGACGAAGCGTCCAGTTGAGGCAAGTGGACACCGTGTCCACTTGAGGAGGAATCGTGCCCCACCTGCTGCACCTCGACTCCAGTGCCCGCCGCGCGTCGTTCTCGCGGGAGCTGTCCGCCCGGTACGCCGCCGGCTGGAGCGGCACCCGGACCTACCGCGACCTCGCCGCCGAGCCCGTTCCGGTGATCGATGCGGCCTGGACCGAAATCTGCGACGCTCTGCTCGCCGCAAGAATCACCGACCCCGCGCGCTACGCCGACGTCGTCGAGACGCCCGATCAGCAGCGGGCCTGGGCGGTCGTCGAGCCGCTGCTGGCCGAGCTGCTCGAAGCCGACGTCGTGCTGATCGGTGCGCCGATGTACAACTTCTCGATCCCGGCCGCCCTCAAGGCCTGGATCGACCAGGTGACGTTCCCGAAGATGTCCCTGCGCGGCAAGGAGTTCGTCATCGCGGGCGCCCGCGGTGGAACCTACGCCGAGGGCACGCCGCGAGCGCCGTTCGACCACCACGAGCGCTATCTGCGGGACTTCATCGCCGGGCACTACGACGTCGACGACGTCCGGTTCGTGCACGCCGAGCTGACCAACGCCCTGGTCGACCCGCACCTGGCCGCGCGCGACGGCGAACGGAAGGCGTCGCGCGAAGCCGCACTGGAGGCGATCTCGTGGGCTGGGTGACGCTCGTCTTCGCCGGGCTCGTCGAGATCGCCTGGTCGCAGAGCATCAAACCGACGGAGAACTTCACGCGGCCGTGGCCGACGCTGCTGTGCTTCGTGCTCGGCGCCGCCGCCGTGTACCTGCTGTCGCGCGCGATGGAAACCGTCCCGGTGGGCACCGCCTACGCGGTGTTCACCGGGATCGGTGCCGTCGGCGCGATCGTGCTCGGCGTCGTCGTCAACAAGGACCCGCTGAGCGTCGGCCGGGTGGCCGCGCTGGCCCTGATCGTCGGCGGCGTCGTGCTCGCACGCGTCACTTCGTGAGCTGCGCCCACAGGAACTCGAAGACCAGCGCCCACTTGAACGCCAGCTGCTCGTTGTCCGCCGCGGCGCCGTGGCCGCCCTCGATGTTCTCGTGATACCGGACGTCGTGCCCCTGCTCACGCATCCGCGCCACCATCTTGCGGGCGTGGGCGGGGTGCACGCGGTCGTCGCGCGTCGACGTCACGAACAGCGACGGCGGATACGGACGTCCACTGTGGACGTTCTGGTACGGCGAGTACTGCGAGATGTACTCCCATTCCGCGGCGTCGTCCGGGTCGCCGTACTCGGCCATCCAGGACGCGCCGGCCAGCAGCAGGTGGTAGCGGCGCATGTCCAGCAGCGGCACCTGGCTGACGATCGCGCCGAACCGCTCCGGGTAGCGCGTCAGCATGACGCCCATCAGCAGCCCGCCGTTGCTGCCGCCCTGGATGCCCAGCTTCTCCGGGGTGGTGATGCCCCGCGAAACCAGGTCCTCGGCCACGGCCGCGAAGTCCTCGTACACGCGGTACCGCTGCGCCTTGATGGCCTGGGTGTGCCAGCCGGGCCCGTACTCGCCGCCGCCGCGGATGTTCGCGACGACGTACGTGCCGCCGCGGGCCAGCCAGCCGCGGCCGATCATGCCGCTGTAGGACGGCGTCAGCGAGACCTCGAAGCCGCCGTAGCCGGTCAGCAGCGTCGGGCCGCCCTCGGCGCCGGACGGCCGGACGACGAAGTACGGGATCTTCGTGCCGTCCTCCGACGTCGCGAAGTACTGCGCCACGCTCATGCCGGAAGCGTCGAAGAACGCCGGAGCCTGCTTCAGCACTTCGACCTCTTCGCCGACATGCCCGTAGCTCAGCGTCGACGGCTGGAGGAAGCCGCTGGAGTTGATCAGGTACTCGTCGCTGACGTCGGGGTCGGTGTCGAAGATGTCCGCGCTGCCGAACTCGGGCCCGCCGGCGAGGGGCTCCCCGGTCCAGGCGCCGGGGCCGGGCGTCAGCGTGCGCAGCTCGGTGCGGACGTCGCGCAGCGTGCCGAGCAGCAGGTGGTGGCGCGTCCAGGCCCAGTAGCTCAGCGAGGTGTGCTCGTCGGGCGTGAACAGCGTCGTGAAGTCCCGGTCGCCGGCCAGGAACGCGTCGAAGAGGATGGCGATCAGCGAACCGGCCGGGTGTTCGGTGCCCCCGGTGGTCCACGCCGTGCGCGGCCGCACCAGCAGCCACTCCCGGTGCACCGACGCGCTCGCGTCGTCCGGGACGTCGATCTTGACCAGCCCGCCGGGCGTCCGCAGGTGCAGTTCGGAGCGGTAGAAGTCGATCGCGCGGCTGACGAAGTCGCGTTCGAAGCCTTCGGTCGGGTCGTGGGACGCGCCGATCGAGACGTCATCGGGCTTGCCCTCGAAGACCGTGACGGCTTCGGAGAGCGGCGTGCCGCGGCGCCACTCCTTGGCCAGCCGCGGGTAGCCGGAGCTGGTCAGGGAGCCTTCGCCGAAGTCGGTGCCGATGTAGACGCGGTCGGTGTCGATCCAGCCGATCCGCGTCTTCGCCTCCGGGACGGTGAAGCCGTCCTCGACGAACTCGTGCGCGTCGAGGTCGAACTCGCGCACGACCGTGGCGTCCGCGCCGCCACGGGACAGCTCGACCAGGCCGCGCCGGTAGTCCGGCCGCAGCACGGTCGCGCCCTGCCAGACCCAGTTCTCGCCCTCCGCCTCGGCCAGCGCGTCGACGTCGAGCAGCAGCTCCCACGCGGGCTCGGCGGTGCGGTAGGACTCCAGCGTCGTCCGCCGCCACAGGCCACGCGGGTGGCTCGCGTCCTGCCAGAAGTTGTAGAAGAACGCGCCGCGGCGGCGCACGTACGGGATCCGGTCGTCGGCGTCGAGCACCTCGCGCAGCTCGTCACGCAGTTCGGCGAACCGCGCGCCGGCGGTCAGCTCGGCCAGCGTCTCGTCGTTGCGGGCGCGCACCCAGTCCAGCGCGTCGTCGCCGGTCACGTCTTCCAGCCACAGGTAAGGGTCCTCGACACTCATGGGTTCAGTCTCGCCTGGTCCGCGGCCCGGTGGCCACCCGGTGGCGTTTTCGTTTCGTGATCCCTGCCTCCCGGGGTGTCCGTATGCTGGTGCGACACAGCAGGGGGAGAACGTGAACGACACCGAGCCGTCATGGCCGGGGCCGGGGCGGCCGCCGGAGCCCGCGTGGGCGCCGGAGCCGAACCCGTGGGCGCCCAACTGGGCGGCGGCCCCGCCGGTCCCCATCGCGCCCCCGCGCAACCGGCTCTGGGGTGCGGTCACCGGCGTGCTGATCGTCGTCGTCTCCGCCTCCCTGATCGCCGCCACCATCCCGCGCCGGGTGGACGGCCAGGCGTTCGCCGCGGCGGGTGCCGACGCCGGCCGGGCCTACGGCAACACCGGGAAGACCCCGAAGGCCGTCCCGGAGCTGGCGGGCAACCCGCTGCTCGGCGACGGCATCAGCCCCGGGCCCGCCGACTGCGCGCTGCCCGAGCTCGGCCGGGACCCCGAGCAGCTCAAGGCTTACTACCGCGCGCTCGTCGGCTGCCTGGAGCAGTCGTGGCGCCCGGCGCTGGAGAAGGCGAACGAGCCGACGCTGACCGCGACCGTGTCGGTGACGCTGCCGGAGCACAGCGCGTGCGGCGAGGCACCCACGGAGAACGAAGCCGTCGCCTACTACTGCGGTGGCGACACGACGATCTACGCCCCGACCGACTGGATGCTGTCGGACGCCGGGCTCAACAAGGCCCGGCACATCGCGACGATCGCCCACGAGTACGGCCACCACGTGCAGCGCGAGAGCGGGATCCTCGCCGCGGCGTCGGACAAGATGACCTCGCCGGACGAGAACAGCCCGGCCGACAAGGAGGCCGTGCGCCGGATCGAACTGCAGGCCAACTGCTTCGGCGCGCTGTTCCTCACCGCCGTGGCCGGCTCGGGCTCGATCAGCCGGTCGCTGGCGAACGCCGCGGTCGCCGACTACGGCCGGGCCAACGACAGCGACACGCACGGCTCGCGCGAGCACCAGCTGTCCTGGGCGAAGGCCGGCTACGACGGCAAGGCGACGAAGGCGTGCAACACGTGGAGCGCCCCGGCCGGCGAGGTCAGCTGAGCGTCCAGGCGGGGTCGCGGCCGAGGAGGGCGAGGAACCGGTCGAGTTCGCTCGCGCCCGCGGGCACCTCGACCCGGCGGGCGAACGAGCCGTTCTGCTCGCGGCCTTCGTCCGGGATCCGCTCGGCCAGCTTCGTGGCGATGTACACGGCTTCGGCGTCGGGCTCGTAGGGCAGGCCGAGCGTGCGGGCCAGGTCCCAGCCGTGCGCGACCGTGTCGACCAGGTGCATGTGGGCGGCGATCGCGCCGGGGAACGTGCCGAAGTGGTTGATGACGAGCGGCCGGTCCAGCACGGCGTCGTCGGCGAAGGCGTCGAGGAAGTCGTCGACGGACGCCCGGTAGGCGGCGTGGACGTCGTCGCCGAGGACGCCGGCGTCCCAGTCCGGGGCCGAGCCCTCGCGGGCCGCCGTCGCGAAGGCGTGGTTCTCGCTGACCTGGTGGCGGAGCAGGTCGGCGAGCGTCCAGCCGGCGCACGGGGTGGGGCGGGCGAGGTCGGCGGGTGTCACGCCGGCGACCAGCTTGTCGAGGAGGAGCAGGGTGCGGCGGTCGAGTTCGCGGAGGTCCATGCCGGGCACGTTAGGCGGGCCAGCGGACCACGAACAGTGCCAAAACCGCGGCAACCTTCGTGGGCCAATCTAGACTGGCGCGGGTGGAGATCCACATCGACCTGACCGGGCCGCGCGGCCACCGCGACGCGATCTACCGGCAGCTGCGCGCGGCGATCCTGGCCGGCCGGATCCGGCCCGGCGAGGCGTTGCCGCCCACCCGCGAACTCGCGCAGCGCCTGGCGGTCTCCCGCACCACGGTGAGCGCGGCCTACGACCGGCTCACCGCCGAGGGGTTCCTCGCCGGGCGCGTCGGCGCGGGCACGTTCGTCACCGCGTCGCCGGTTTCCGCCGAGCCGGTGCCGGACGTTCCGGGCGTGCGGCCACTGCCGGAGTGGGACGCCGTCCCGCCGCCGCCCGCGCCCTTCGCCCCGGCGCCGGAGTTCGACTTCCGGCCGGGCGTCCCCGACCTGTCGCGGTTCCCGTTCGACACCTGGCGGCGGCTGGTCACGCAGCGGCTGCGGGCCGGCCAGGCCGACCTGATGACCTACGGCGACCCGCAGGGCCACCCCGCGCTGCGCGAGGAGATCGCCCGGCACGTCGGCGTTTCGCGGGACGTCCGCGCGAGCGCGGCGCAGGTCGTCGTCACCGCCGGCGCCCAGCAGACGACCGACCTCGTCGCGCGGGTGCTGCTGCGGCCCGGTGACCTCGCCGCCGTCGAGGACCCGGGGTACCCGCCGCCGCGGCTGGTGCTCGGCGCGCGCGGCGTCCGCGTCGCCCCGGTACCGGTGGACGCCGCCGGGATCGTCGTCGGCGCCATCCCGGCGGGGACGCGGCTGGTGTACGTGACACCGTCGCACCAGTACCCGCTCGGCCTGGCGATGTCGCTGGACCGCAGGCTGGAGCTGCTCGACTGGGCCGAGCGGACCGACGCGGTGCTCGTCGAGGACGACTACGACACCGAGTTCCGCTACACCGGGCGGCCCCTGGAACCGTTGCACAGCTTGGATTCCCGCGGCCGCGTCGTGTACGTCGGCTCGTTTTCCAAGGTGCTTTCGCCTGCGCTGCGGCTGGGTTTCCTGATCGCGCCGCCGTCGCTGGTGCCGGCCCTGGTCAAGGCCCGCTACCTGACCGACTGGCACGCGCCGAACGTCGAGCAGGCGGTGCTGGCGGCGTTCATGGCCGAAGGCGGTTTCGCCCGGCACGTCCGGCGGATGCGGAAGGTCTACCGCGCCCGGCACGAGATCCTGTCCCGGTCGCTGGCTTCGTTCGCGGACTTCCTGACGCCGTTGCCGTCGTCCGCGGGCCTGCACCTGAGCGCGGTCGCGGCCGCGGACTGCGGCCCGCTGGTCCGCGCCGCTCGCCGTCGCGGCGTCCGGCTGTACTCGTTGGGGGACTTCGGGGTGGGGGTGCGGCGGCACGGTCTCGTCTTCGGTTACGGTGCGGTCGCGACCGAGCGGATCGAGCCCGGACTGGCCCGGCTGCGCGCACTGGCGGACGAAGGAGCGGCATGACCGACGACGTGATGGTGGCGATCGACGCCGGTCTGCGGCAGCACATCGGCGGCGACCGCGCCGGCGCGTACGCGACCTTCAAGCAGCTGTGGGCCTCGATCGGCGACGGCGGCGACCCGCTGCACCGCGTCGCGCTGGCCCACCACATGGCCGACGTCTGCGACGACCCGGCCGAGGAGCTCGAGTGGGACCTGCGGGCCCTGCACGCGGCCGACGCGCTGACCGACTCGCGGGCCCAGGAGTACCACTCGTCCCTGGCCGTGCGCGGGTTCTACCCGTCGCTGCACCTCAACCTGGGCGAGGACTACCGCAAGCTCGGCGACCTCGCCGCCGCGCGCGAGCAGCTGGCGCTGGCGCGGGCCCGCCTGGACGCCCTCGGCGACGACGACTACGCGGCCGGGATCCGGCTGGCACTGGACGGCTTGGCCGAACGGCTGGGCTGAATCGGTTCGAATACCACGAAGACGCCCCGTTTGCCGGACTTTCGCGGGGCGCCGGAGGGCCCTAACCTGTGGTGATCCAGCTCACCGACGGGAAGGATCGCCATGCGGATTGCGGATCTGCTGCGCACGAAGGGGTCGGCGGTCGCGACGGTCACCCCCGACACGACGGTGACCACGCTGCTGGCCGGACTGGCCGAACACAACGTCGGCGCGATGGTGGTGGTCGCGCCGGACGGGACGATCGCCGGAATCGTCTCGGAACGCGATGTCGTCCGGCGCCTGCACGACCACGGCCCGGCCCTCCTCGACGGCCCGGTCTCGGAGATCATGACGAAACTGGTGGCGAGCTGCACCCCGGACGACTCGGTCGAGGGGCTGTCGGTCCTGATGACCGAACGCCGCATTCGCCACGTCCCGGTTCTCGCCGACGGACGGCTGGCGGGCATCGTGTCCATCGGCGACGTCGTGAAGAACCGGATGGAACAGCTGGAGCAGAGCCAGGAACAGCTGCAGGCCTACATCTCGCAGGGCTGAACGGCCGTGGTGGCGCCCGCGGGGCTACGCTCTCGCGGGCGCTCTACGGGTATTTCGCAGCGGCGGACGACGACGCCGCGGTCCGCGCCTTCGACCTCGACGGAAGCGGTCCTCAGGAGCTGGTGGTCAAGAACGCCGACCCCCTCGACGACCTGCTGCCGGCCGAGATCCACCTGACCGGCCGGACGGCTGCCGAGGTCGAGGCGGACCCTCGGCGCGGGCAGCTCGTCCAGGAGTTCCACGACGGCGAACTCGTGCTGCTGTCGCTGTCGGACGAGCTTTCGGTGCTAGCGCGCCGCGGAGAACGGTTGTACTGCTGGATTTCCCTGTAGCGCTATTCCCGCCAGCCGGACAGTTCCACGCCCTTCGCGACATCCACCCGGTACGACAGCGTCACGGTCTTGGTCTCGTTCGGCGCCAGGGTGAGCTGCCACGTGAACTCGCCCAGCGCCGACGTCTCCACCGGTTCGGGGGACGTGCGGACGTCCTTCACCGTGATCGTGTCGTCCCGGGAAACCGGCGCCTGGTCCAGCACGGTCACCACCGCTTCCCGCGGCCCGTGGTTGCCGACCGAGATCCGGTACTCCGCCTCGCGCCGCTTCTGCCCGGACAACGTGGCCTTCGAAGCCGTCCGCCGCACCAGTTCCCGCTCGACCCGGATCCGGTCGTCGACCCCCAGTGCCAGCTCCAGCTCTTCGCCGGGGGCCCACGGTTCCAGCACCGTCGTCCCGACGAACTCCGCGTCGTGGAACACCGAAGCGCGCCCGGGCCGCAGGGCCTGCTCCGACGTGTTCACCACCGTGGCGCGCAGGTACGCCTCCTCCGCCAGCACCGGTGCGGTGACATACCCGAGCGAAGCCGTGAGCGAAAGCTGCGCCAGCGTGGTCCGGTGGCCGGAAGCCCCCGACGGGACCGCCACCGGCCGCGAAGGCCGGTAGGTGACCGCCGTCGTGCCCTGCTCGACCGTGGCCGGTTTCGGCGCCATCGCCGGTGCCGCCGGCGCGAACTGCCGTGCGCGTTCCGGCATCGCGGCGGCCGAGTCGCCGTACGCCGCCGCGGAGGCCACGTACGCGCCCGGCTCCGGCAGGACGCGGTCCAGGTACCACGGCCGCAGTTCCGGCACCACCACCGACACCGCGGGCCGGGCCGTCGACAGCGCCAGCTCGCACTCCGGCCAGTCCTCGCCCGTGTGCTGGCTGACGAGCCCGTACGACACCACGGTGACTTCCGTGCCGCGCACCCGGACGTCGTAGCCCGGTTCCCAGCTCGCGCCGGGGACCACATAGGACAGTTCCAGCTCGGCTTCCGCAGTGGTGTCGGAGATCTCCAGCTCGACGATCACCGACGTGCTGTCCTGGCCGGACTGCGCGCGGTGCGTTTCGATCCGCCGGTCGAGCGCGGCGAGGTCCTCGCGCAGCCGCGCGATCCGCTCGGTGAGCACCCGCCGCGCCTTCAACGCGGACGCCAGGCGTGAGCTCAGCGCGTCGGTGACCTCGGCGACGCGCGAAGGTTCGGCGGTACCGGCGGCCAGGGCCTTCGCAAAGCTGCCGCCGCTGCGCTTCGCGAGCGAAGTCAGCAGGTCCACCTTCATCGTTTCGGCCGCTTCGTCGTCCAGGACGCCGTCGAGCGTCGCCTGGTCGGCACGCCGTTGCTCGACGAGCGCCTCCAGGGCGGGGTCGGCCGGGGCGGCGTGCCATGCGGTGCGCACGTCGACGCCGGTGATCAGCGCCGGTCCGCTGCCGGTGACGCGCACCGAACCCGGGTCGAGCGCCGGGGGCAGTCCGGCGAAGGTGACGCGCGGCCCGCCGCCGAGCGGGGTCGTGGCCCGGCGGGTGATCCGCGCCTGCTGCGGGTAGACGGTCACGGCGGTGATCGGCGCTTCGACGGTCGGCATGCCTCCGACGTTAGTCTCTTGACACCCCCGCGGGCGGAGCGGAAGTGTCTTGAAGCGTCCGCTTCGCCCGGCTTGGGGGTTTGAGTGAAAGCCGCAGTCCTGCTCGCCGCCGTCCTCGCGCTGCCGCTGACCGCGGGTATCGCCGAAGCCGCGCCACCCGCCCCGGTGTTCACCGGCGGCCAGGCGCAACCGGTGTTCGACCCGGCCGACGTCGTCCGCGAGGACGTCTGGGTCACCGCGCCCGTCGACAGCGACCACGACGGCGCCGACGACCTCGTGCACGCCCAGGTCGTGCGCCCGCGCGCGACCCAGCAGGGCCTGAAGGTGCCCGTCGTCTACCAGGCCAGCCCGTACTACGCCGGCGGCAACGACGTCGCCAACCACAACGTCGACGTCGAGCTGTCCGCGCCCGGGTTCGCGCGTGGTCCGGAAGGCCCGCGCGTCGCCGCGCACGGCGTCGGCCCGGCCACCCCGATCAACTGGCGCTACCAGGACTACTTCACCGCGCGCGGGTTCGCCGTCGTCTACGGCGAATCGCTCGGCACCGGGCTGTCGACCGGCTGCCCGACCACCGGGGACGTCAACGAGACGATCGGCGCCCGCTCGGTCGTCGACTGGCTCAACGGCCGGACCGCCGCGAAGGACGCGAATGGCGTCGCGGCGAAGGCGGACTGGACGACGGGCAAGACCGGCATGATGGGCGTCTCCTACAACGGGACGCTGCCCAACGCCGTCGCGAGCACCGGCGTCGAAGGCCTCGAGACCATCGTGCCGATCGCGGCCATCTCCAGCTGGTACGAGTACTACCGCCACGACGGCGCGGTGGTCGCGGCCGGCGGGTTCCAGGGCGAGGACGCCGACGTGCTCGCCGAGTACGTCTACACCCGGGCCGACCGGCAGGTCTGCCGCCCGGTGATCGACGGGCTGACTCGCGACCAGGACCGCGTCACCGGCGACTACACGCCGTTCTGGGACGTCCGCAACTACCGCAACGACGTCGGCAAGGTGCGCGCGTCGGTGCTCGCGGTGCACGGCCTCAACGACTGGAACGTCAAGACCGAGCAGGTCGCGACCTGGTACGAGGCGCTGAAGGCCCGCGGCGTCGAGCACAAGATCTGGCTGCACCAGGCCGGGCACGCCGACCCGTACTCGCTGCGGCGCGACGTCTGGCTCGCGACGCTGAACAGGTGGATGTCGCACTACCTCTACGGCATCGACAACGGCATCCAGAACGAGCCGAGGGCGACGATCCAGCGCGAGGACAAGTCGTGGGTCGACGAGGCCGACTGGCCGGCGCCGGGCACCGCCGACGTCCGCGTGTACCCCTGGCCGGGCGGCCGGGCGAAGGGCACGATCGACACCCGCAACCCGGTCCCGGGCACCGCGGCCGCCGAGACCCTCGCCGACGACTCGGCGAAGACGATCGAGCAGCTGGCCGGTCTCGCTTCGTCGGGCAACCGCCTGCTGTACGCGACTCCTGCGGCGAAGCAGTCCGTACGCCTTTCCGGCACGGCCCGCGCCGACCTGGCGCTGGCGTTCGACCGGCCCGCGGCGAACGTCTCGCTGATCCTCCTCGACCGCGCCCCCGACGGCACGTCGCACGTGATCACCCGCGGCTGGACCGACCCGCAGAACCGCACGTCGCCCGCCCGCACCGAGCCGATCACGCCGGGGCAGACCTACCGGATCGGCGTCGACCTGATGCCGAAGGACTACGTCCTCGCGGCGGGGCACCGGCTGGAGGTCCTGGTCGCCTCCAGCGACCACGACTACACGCTGCGGCCGAAGCCGGGCGCGGGGCTGGCCCTCGACCTGACGAAGACGTCGATCACGCTCCCGGTCACGGGCGGTAAGCCCGCGCTGCGGGCCGCGTTCGGCTGAGGTCCTCACCCGGCCGCGCTCATGCGTGTAACGGTTCTCGCAGGTCAGGCGACTAACGGGCGCTCTGTCCGCTGCGAGAGGACCCGTCATGACCTCGACCGCCGAACCCACCTTGGAGCGCCTGCGCACCCAGCTGTCCGGAACCGTGCTCACTCCCGGTGAACCGGGCTACGACACCGCCCGGTCGATCTGGAACGGGGAAATCGACCGCCACCCCGCCGTCGTCGTGCAGCCCGCCGTCGCCGCGGACGTGGCGGTCGCGCTCGCGTACGCGCGCGAAGCCGGCCTCGACGTGTCGGTGCGCGGCGGCGGGCACAACTTCGGCGGTGCCGCGGTCGTGGACGGCGGCCTCTGCGTCGATCTGAGCTCCCTCGACGCGATCATGGTCGACCCGGAAGGCCGGACCGCCCGGTGCGGCGGCGGGACGACCTGGGCCCAGCTCGACGCCGCCACGCAGGCGCACGGGCTCGCGGTGCCGGGCGGCACGGTCAGCCACACCGGCGTCGGCGGGCTGACCCTCGGCGGCGGCTTCGGCTGGCTCACCGCCAAGCACGGCCTGTCCTGCGACAACCTGCTCTCGGCCGAGGTCGTCACCGCCGACGGCGACATCCTGCGCGCGTCGGCCGAGGAGCACGCCGACCTGTTCTGGGCGCTGCGCGGCGGCGGTGGCAACTTCGGCGTCGTCACCGAGTTCGAGTTCCGGCTGCACCCGGTCGGCCCGATCGTCCACCTCGGCCTGTTCTTCTGGGGGCTCGAAGACGGCGTGGCCGCGCTGCGCACGGCCCGCGAGGTGCTCGAAACGCTGCCCGGCGAGATGGGGGTGCTCGTCGCCGGGCTCAACGCGCCGCCCGCGCCGTTCGTGCCCGAGGCCCACCACTTCCGGCCCGGCTACGCCCTGCTGATCGCCGGGTTCGCGGGGGAGGACCAGCACGCCGAGGCGATCCGGCCGGCACGGTCGGGACCGGCGCCGCTGTTCGAGTTCGTCTCGCCGATCCCGTACGTCGAGCTGCAGCGGATGATCGACGACGCCGCGCCGTGGGGCATCCTCGGCTACGAGAAGGCGGCCTTCGCCGAGGCCTTCAGCGACGAGCTCATCGAGGTGATCGCGGACTTCCTGCCGCGCAAGAGCTCGCCGATGTCGATCATGCCGATCTTCGCGCTGCGCGGGGCGTTCGCCGAGGCCGCCGACGAGAGCACGGCCTTCGGCGGGGCCCGGCGGCCGTGCCTGGCCGTGAACATCGCCGCGCTCGCGCCCGAGCCGGAGCCGTTCGCGGCCGACCGCGCCTGGGTGCGGGACTTCTGGGCGGCGGTGGCGCCGTTCTCGGCCAACGCGGGCGGCTACGTCAACTTCATGGCCGAGTACGAAGCCGATCGCGTCCGGACGTCGTACGGTGCCGAGAAGTTCGCGCGGCTGGCCCGGATCAAGGCGGCCTACGACCCGCGGAACGTCTTCCACCACAACGCGAACATCCCGCCCGCGCCGTGAGCGGTCAGCCCGCGATGCCCGCCCGGTAGGCGAAGGCGACGGCCTGCGCGCGATCGCGCAGGCCCGCCTTGGCGAACAGGTGGTTCACGTGGGTCTTCACGGTGGCCTCGCTGACCACCAGTGCGCGGGCGATCTCGGTGTTCGACAGGCCCGCCGCGATCAGCCGCAGCACCTCGACTTCGCGCGCGGTCAGGCCTTCGACGGCCTTGCCGAGCGGCGGGGTGCCGCGCGCGGCGGCTTCGACGAGCCGCCGCTGCAACTCGCCGTCCACTGTGGACTGGCCGGCGGCCGCCGAACGCAGCGCCCGCGCGATCGACTCGGCATCGGCGTCCTTGGTGAGGAACCCGCGGGCCCCGGCGCGCAACGCGGCCAGCAGCGACTCGTCGTCGGCGTAGGTGGTCAGGACGACGACCTCGGTGCCGGGGTGCTCGGCGCGGATCCGCTCGGTGGTCTCCACGCCGTCGCAGCGCGGCATCCGCAGGTCGACCAGCACGACGTCGGGGTGGTGTGCGGCGACGAGGTCGAGTGCGGCCAGGCCGTCGGCGGCGGCGCCGACCACCTCGACGCCGGGCAGCAGCCCGAGCAGCGTGACCAGGCCTTCGCGGACCACGGCCTGGTCGTCGGCCAGCACGACGCGCAGCGTCACGCCGGCACCG belongs to Amycolatopsis tolypomycina and includes:
- a CDS encoding response regulator; the encoded protein is MTLRVVLADDQAVVREGLVTLLGLLPGVEVVGAAADGLAALDLVAAHHPDVVLVDLRMPRCDGVETTERIRAEHPGTEVVVLTTYADDESLLAALRAGARGFLTKDADAESIARALRSAAAGQSTVDGELQRRLVEAAARGTPPLGKAVEGLTAREVEVLRLIAAGLSNTEIARALVVSEATVKTHVNHLFAKAGLRDRAQAVAFAYRAGIAG